Proteins from a single region of bacterium:
- a CDS encoding DUF2029 domain-containing protein → MVFKRAPKPFSIFIATVASLNFFIAWYFTTVGLLEIPPISHQLQPASDSTMPIYKALQEHKSSPDQSIYQQILIKNQDGAITGVWYKYQYPPSALLYFAPFANWSRDHFFDFFDRKVNAVFFWAGLLTLWLLIERICNKADDSVWDRLLRLLSCVMLAGTFYPYVKAYGLGQIQVWINTLILFALFFIVRKEYSTAGILFGLAALIKPQYGLMLIWGLLEKRKALAIALLTVFMIGFLSSILVLGASSYGDYMKLTREISRRGEYYYKNQSINGLINRLVVQRNNLAFDMYHYAPYRPLVHVTTLLGTLVLLGTAVYWRWKRRAETNTGIWGWLIALSAITLSSPTAWEHTYGFTVASFVIAIYWLYERKALNRNQTLMGMTLVALFFSSHSSEMFDLFFAQAPLNLLQSLLFFAQLLLLWILFRIASENVKMAKTTQAI, encoded by the coding sequence ATGGTGTTTAAAAGGGCCCCGAAACCTTTCTCCATTTTCATCGCAACTGTCGCCAGTTTGAATTTCTTCATCGCCTGGTATTTCACAACTGTAGGACTGCTGGAAATTCCTCCTATTTCCCATCAACTTCAACCTGCGTCGGACTCCACAATGCCAATCTACAAAGCCCTTCAAGAACACAAGAGCTCGCCGGACCAGTCCATTTATCAACAAATTCTGATTAAGAATCAAGACGGGGCTATTACTGGGGTATGGTACAAATATCAGTACCCTCCGAGCGCGTTGTTGTACTTTGCTCCATTCGCGAACTGGTCCAGGGATCATTTCTTTGATTTTTTCGACAGAAAGGTCAATGCTGTCTTCTTCTGGGCCGGACTTCTCACCTTATGGTTGTTGATTGAAAGGATTTGCAACAAAGCTGATGACAGCGTTTGGGACAGACTCCTTCGTTTGCTGTCTTGCGTAATGCTCGCAGGAACGTTTTATCCATACGTTAAGGCGTATGGCTTGGGCCAAATTCAAGTGTGGATTAACACTCTTATCCTCTTCGCGCTTTTCTTCATAGTCAGGAAGGAATACTCCACGGCAGGAATATTGTTCGGTCTGGCAGCCCTGATCAAACCGCAATATGGCCTCATGCTGATTTGGGGGTTACTTGAAAAGCGTAAAGCGTTGGCCATCGCGTTGCTTACAGTATTTATGATCGGTTTTCTTTCATCGATCCTTGTTCTTGGAGCTTCCTCGTACGGTGACTATATGAAATTGACACGTGAAATAAGCCGTCGTGGTGAATACTACTATAAGAATCAATCGATCAATGGTTTGATCAACCGGCTTGTTGTGCAGCGCAATAATCTGGCCTTCGATATGTACCACTACGCGCCCTATCGTCCATTGGTCCATGTTACAACGTTACTCGGCACTCTGGTTTTACTCGGCACTGCTGTGTACTGGCGCTGGAAACGCCGGGCGGAGACCAATACTGGTATTTGGGGATGGTTGATTGCCCTTAGTGCAATTACATTATCTTCGCCGACAGCGTGGGAACATACTTACGGCTTTACTGTTGCCTCCTTTGTAATAGCGATTTATTGGCTTTATGAAAGGAAAGCTCTAAATAGGAATCAAACTCTCATGGGGATGACCCTGGTTGCGCTTTTCTTTAGCAGCCACTCCTCTGAAATGTTCGATCTTTTTTTCGCGCAAGCCCCGCTGAATTTATTGCAGTCACTCCTTTTTTTCGCCCAACTCCTGCTGTTGTGGATTCTTTTCAGGATCGCTTCTGAAAACGTAAAGATGGCGAAAACAACCCAGGCCATTTGA
- a CDS encoding glycosyltransferase family 39 protein, translating into MNTPHGKNGVITDDLEFSRRPAEGLPAFTDRIIHFLETKTAFVLIVLSGLYLLIVSSLSFRKVFWNDELFTLYFAKLPVWTDLWWSLSTGADQIPPTFVMITKFCLLLFGTNEISVRLPEMIGFLVMSLSLYRIVSHRTSSIHGLIAMLFPMITSALYFSYEARPYGLLLGCSAMAFLCWQRAVEGNNRKLFVFGLCGSLAAALMSHYYGILLFFPIILGELVRTFFMRKFDHRVWIAIFMALTPLLLFLPLMNASIEYAPHFWSKPVWSQIFHFYDSLFRPAALTFALVCILTALLLRFRFTEWSGPGRSFVSHELAAGVGFVLLPVVGVLIGKVIVGAFSERYAITAVIGFSVLVPFAIYYFSISRRIVALWLVCIFIGFLARSVIDFTTVTEDSKNVKSSFDFVEKNTEKDIPVVSWWSPLRFWYYAPKDLAERVYYLADVKASVGYLGNDTIDRGLLDLRPWFPIPNVRAYDLFLQSNPQFYLYYSSSDEDWRWNWILSGLLADKRKIEIKARDGNQILFLVNKE; encoded by the coding sequence ATGAATACCCCGCACGGCAAGAATGGTGTGATTACGGACGATCTGGAATTTTCCAGGAGGCCGGCAGAGGGTCTTCCTGCGTTCACGGATCGGATAATTCATTTTTTAGAAACGAAAACAGCATTTGTCTTGATTGTTCTGAGTGGGCTATACCTTTTGATTGTCTCTTCTCTTTCGTTTCGCAAGGTTTTTTGGAATGATGAACTTTTTACACTCTACTTTGCAAAACTGCCGGTCTGGACGGATCTCTGGTGGTCGCTGAGCACCGGAGCGGACCAAATCCCTCCTACTTTTGTGATGATAACGAAGTTTTGCCTGCTTTTGTTTGGCACCAATGAGATCTCCGTTCGCTTGCCGGAAATGATTGGATTTCTGGTGATGTCGCTTTCCCTCTATCGCATTGTGTCCCACCGGACTTCATCGATACATGGATTGATTGCAATGCTTTTTCCGATGATAACAAGCGCGCTCTATTTTTCCTACGAAGCGCGCCCCTACGGTCTTTTGCTGGGTTGTAGTGCTATGGCTTTTCTCTGCTGGCAGCGGGCAGTTGAGGGTAATAACAGAAAGTTGTTTGTCTTTGGGCTTTGTGGAAGTCTGGCCGCCGCCTTAATGAGTCACTATTACGGAATCTTACTGTTTTTTCCAATCATATTAGGGGAGCTTGTGAGGACTTTTTTCATGCGGAAGTTCGACCATCGAGTCTGGATCGCTATTTTTATGGCGCTCACTCCTCTCCTTCTCTTCCTTCCCTTAATGAATGCTTCCATCGAATATGCTCCTCATTTTTGGTCAAAACCTGTGTGGAGCCAGATTTTTCATTTTTACGACTCATTATTCCGGCCCGCTGCGTTAACATTCGCGCTCGTTTGTATTCTGACGGCGCTCCTTCTGAGATTCCGGTTCACAGAATGGTCCGGTCCAGGTCGTTCATTCGTTTCACATGAATTGGCCGCCGGTGTTGGATTTGTGTTGTTACCGGTAGTCGGCGTATTGATTGGAAAAGTCATTGTTGGAGCTTTTTCGGAACGCTATGCCATCACCGCCGTCATCGGCTTTAGCGTGCTTGTTCCTTTCGCAATTTACTACTTCTCCATTTCGAGGAGAATCGTCGCATTATGGCTTGTCTGCATTTTCATCGGGTTCCTGGCAAGATCCGTTATTGATTTTACGACGGTAACGGAAGATTCTAAAAATGTCAAAAGCTCATTTGATTTCGTGGAAAAGAATACCGAAAAAGATATACCGGTCGTTTCCTGGTGGTCCCCATTGCGTTTCTGGTATTACGCGCCGAAAGATCTTGCTGAACGCGTTTATTATTTGGCAGATGTTAAAGCTTCCGTTGGATATCTTGGAAACGATACAATAGACAGGGGTTTGCTGGATCTCCGGCCATGGTTTCCGATACCGAATGTGAGAGCCTACGATTTGTTTCTTCAATCGAATCCTCAGTTTTATCTGTACTACAGCAGCTCTGACGAAGACTGGAGATGGAACTGGATTTTGTCAGGTTTGCTGGCCGATAAAAGAAAGATTGAAATCAAAGCCAGGGATGGAAACCAGATCCTATTCCTTGTAAATAAGGAGTAA